Proteins encoded by one window of Candidatus Obscuribacter sp.:
- a CDS encoding tetratricopeptide repeat protein — protein MNFLKKSAGTNRYPTDIIIGELFVKAGIISQKQLDDTIKNAATKHLHVGQMLTMAGYINHKDLQSAVDAQSMLRDKLIEMPMAARCLRIAVKTGANFAELVKEDTASEALAASQTNRLGEMLLDAQVVNKSQLAQALGRSQATGLPLGRILVLNNSVPEQLLRLALEIQVRVRDGMMDREEALDLMKQEVVKVAAQGVPSNSFTSLAALEPCQRKKIRLGELLIKGNFISDVDVYSCLELGLSSHRPIGEIMVDQGYISTEMLAVALAVQEMVEDTTYTEEQAGAALRQMAETGRILAAVQERIDGTYVKPAPPPPPIDTNAGGAFAVAPDGTTEAPSGSETVSADIPAGTNQSPRASSSKLKVLYDGPELHGDFNSPTPQELAAKLEGKSSSDHVAQAAADAQDLALEAANNPAQHYDEAPSLATLMRSVTGDSSFDEPQAEQPSSGHLEPMPEQSLEALMAAVEGKPAPPADENLTFESLVASLDNGNGHAHETPQTFEALARAASPEPGAQDFTAEDPTAGYFVGEAEPSQFATQSQASQSHQGIPAQASHSHQNMPAQAARSHQGMAAQSAEMHQAGHFEGMLLSAKIVTPQAIDAALKSVREMPAIFLDILTLTGHVSDNGKLAILECHGLHSEGAIDTATASEVLDYCLNKNKLRNLTLHQALSELGIAVQKARPQNPYAASLASALEAETAAAAAGSQTSAVSEEASASEVATDHAQAEPAQPTAMVQPPAPQEDDGDLLKLFGLGDQAQSDDTAHVPEVESRVEPITADSLLASLATSPSAEAEEAESVAAQVNPSAFETTAVFKATAAEELEQALANAVDEGPSIGDLLNNLDEADTAPSHGADIAPATAQEPPKAGASESEREREERLAALREAELRHQTADFSLPASLLSQSTESAAASAADAFVSHDQSLEPSVADLLEDVDSDRTNTQELELRSLFSSGVQSSVPAPAATHAFDEVTAATSQAEPVAEPAPAPAPAPPPAPEPTPAPEPTPAPAPPPEPTPAPAPAPAPAPAAPKATSNRLPKMLDADLHAAKAAQMAAMSSHLTGMAEMYYEQENFVEAQRAYEGILSWRQSELGSNHLDIVDDLNNLAGVMCVQGLFAEAEPLIARAVQILEISETKDPLKLAENLTSLAGLQFQQGVFANAEPLLRKALALREEELGPDNVELADSLRDFAKLLKKLGKLEEAEKHYQRAKVLLGKA, from the coding sequence GTGAATTTTCTAAAAAAGAGCGCTGGCACTAACCGCTATCCCACCGATATTATCATCGGGGAATTATTTGTAAAAGCAGGCATCATCTCACAGAAGCAGCTTGATGACACCATCAAAAATGCTGCTACAAAGCATCTCCATGTTGGACAGATGCTGACTATGGCTGGTTATATCAACCATAAAGATTTGCAGTCAGCTGTAGATGCTCAATCGATGTTGCGTGACAAACTTATCGAAATGCCCATGGCGGCTCGCTGTTTGCGTATCGCAGTAAAGACCGGTGCCAATTTTGCCGAGCTGGTCAAAGAGGACACAGCATCAGAAGCCCTTGCTGCTAGTCAAACTAACCGCCTTGGCGAAATGCTATTGGATGCTCAGGTCGTCAATAAGAGTCAACTAGCCCAAGCACTGGGACGCAGTCAGGCTACAGGGCTACCCCTTGGTCGTATCCTTGTACTTAATAACTCAGTGCCTGAGCAATTGTTACGTCTGGCTCTGGAGATCCAGGTACGTGTGCGCGATGGCATGATGGATCGCGAAGAAGCACTCGATCTGATGAAACAAGAAGTGGTGAAAGTTGCCGCTCAGGGTGTGCCGAGCAATAGTTTTACATCGCTAGCGGCGCTAGAGCCTTGTCAGCGCAAAAAAATTCGTTTGGGCGAGCTTTTGATCAAAGGCAATTTTATTTCTGATGTGGATGTCTATAGCTGTCTTGAGCTTGGTCTATCCAGTCATAGACCAATCGGCGAGATAATGGTCGACCAGGGTTATATCTCCACTGAGATGCTCGCTGTTGCACTCGCTGTGCAAGAAATGGTCGAAGATACAACCTACACCGAAGAACAAGCTGGTGCAGCGCTAAGACAAATGGCTGAAACCGGACGGATTTTGGCTGCTGTGCAAGAGCGTATCGATGGCACCTATGTCAAACCGGCTCCACCGCCCCCACCGATTGATACCAATGCTGGTGGCGCCTTTGCAGTCGCTCCCGATGGTACAACTGAAGCTCCCAGCGGTTCAGAAACAGTCAGTGCTGATATTCCGGCTGGGACAAATCAATCTCCCAGAGCTTCTTCTAGCAAACTAAAAGTTTTGTATGACGGTCCAGAGTTGCATGGGGATTTTAATTCACCAACTCCACAAGAGCTGGCAGCCAAACTCGAAGGCAAGAGCAGTAGCGACCATGTCGCCCAGGCTGCTGCCGACGCTCAGGATCTAGCTCTGGAAGCCGCTAACAATCCCGCTCAGCATTATGACGAGGCACCATCACTAGCTACTTTGATGCGCTCGGTCACTGGTGATTCCAGCTTTGATGAGCCTCAGGCCGAGCAGCCATCGAGTGGACATCTGGAGCCCATGCCAGAGCAATCACTCGAAGCTTTAATGGCTGCCGTAGAAGGCAAACCTGCTCCACCTGCTGATGAAAATCTTACTTTTGAGAGTCTGGTTGCCAGTCTAGATAATGGTAATGGACACGCCCATGAGACTCCCCAGACCTTTGAAGCATTAGCCAGGGCTGCCAGCCCTGAGCCTGGTGCCCAAGATTTTACTGCTGAAGATCCTACTGCTGGATATTTTGTTGGTGAAGCAGAACCATCACAATTTGCTACTCAATCACAAGCCAGTCAGTCGCATCAAGGTATTCCAGCTCAAGCCAGCCACTCTCATCAAAACATGCCAGCTCAGGCGGCGCGTTCACATCAGGGTATGGCTGCTCAATCTGCTGAGATGCATCAAGCGGGTCACTTTGAAGGCATGCTTTTATCAGCCAAGATTGTTACACCTCAGGCTATTGATGCCGCTCTCAAGTCGGTCAGAGAGATGCCCGCGATATTTTTGGATATCCTCACGCTCACTGGTCATGTTAGCGATAACGGCAAGCTAGCCATACTCGAATGTCACGGTTTGCACAGCGAAGGTGCCATTGATACTGCCACAGCAAGTGAAGTCCTGGACTACTGTCTCAACAAAAACAAATTGCGCAATCTGACTTTGCATCAAGCTTTATCTGAGCTTGGTATTGCAGTACAAAAAGCACGCCCCCAAAACCCTTATGCCGCTTCTCTAGCATCTGCCCTTGAAGCCGAAACCGCTGCGGCTGCCGCTGGCAGTCAGACAAGTGCTGTGAGCGAAGAGGCAAGTGCATCAGAAGTCGCCACAGATCACGCCCAGGCAGAGCCTGCACAGCCAACTGCAATGGTGCAACCGCCAGCTCCTCAAGAAGACGACGGAGATTTGCTTAAGTTGTTTGGCTTGGGTGATCAGGCTCAGTCCGATGATACTGCCCATGTGCCAGAAGTAGAGTCGAGAGTTGAACCAATTACAGCTGATAGCTTGCTTGCATCTCTTGCCACCAGTCCATCTGCTGAGGCTGAAGAAGCAGAGAGTGTTGCGGCTCAAGTCAATCCCAGTGCCTTTGAAACAACTGCTGTTTTTAAAGCTACTGCTGCCGAAGAGCTAGAACAAGCTCTGGCAAATGCTGTGGATGAGGGACCTTCGATTGGTGATTTGCTAAACAATTTAGATGAGGCAGACACTGCACCATCCCACGGCGCTGATATTGCTCCGGCAACAGCTCAAGAGCCTCCTAAGGCAGGTGCCAGCGAATCGGAGCGTGAGCGCGAAGAGCGTTTGGCTGCCTTGCGTGAGGCCGAGTTGCGCCATCAGACTGCTGATTTTTCGTTGCCAGCTAGCTTACTCTCGCAATCGACTGAGAGCGCCGCTGCCAGTGCTGCCGATGCTTTTGTCAGTCACGATCAATCGCTAGAGCCATCAGTAGCTGATTTGCTTGAAGATGTAGATAGCGATCGCACCAACACTCAAGAGCTAGAGTTGCGCTCACTATTTTCTAGTGGCGTGCAGTCATCTGTGCCTGCACCTGCAGCGACTCATGCCTTTGATGAAGTGACTGCGGCGACATCTCAAGCAGAACCAGTTGCCGAGCCAGCACCAGCGCCGGCTCCTGCACCACCACCTGCACCAGAGCCTACACCGGCACCGGAGCCTACACCAGCTCCTGCACCACCGCCCGAGCCAACCCCAGCTCCTGCACCAGCACCAGCTCCAGCTCCAGCTGCGCCTAAGGCCACCAGTAACAGGCTGCCTAAAATGCTCGATGCTGATTTGCATGCCGCCAAGGCTGCTCAAATGGCAGCAATGTCATCGCATCTGACTGGTATGGCTGAGATGTACTATGAGCAAGAAAACTTTGTCGAGGCTCAAAGAGCCTACGAAGGTATTTTGTCCTGGAGACAAAGCGAACTCGGCAGCAATCACCTGGATATCGTTGACGATCTCAACAATCTTGCCGGTGTGATGTGTGTGCAAGGTTTGTTTGCCGAAGCAGAACCATTAATCGCTCGTGCTGTACAAATACTAGAAATTAGCGAGACCAAAGATCCACTCAAGCTTGCCGAAAACCTCACCAGTCTTGCTGGTTTGCAGTTTCAACAGGGTGTATTTGCCAATGCTGAGCCGCTTTTGCGTAAGGCTCTGGCGCTGCGCGAAGAAGAACTCGGACCAGATAATGTGGAGCTGGCAGATAGCTTGCGCGATTTTGCCAAACTGCTCAAAAAGCTCGGTAAGCTCGAAGAAGCAGAAAAACACTATCAAAGAGCAAAAGTGCTGCTGGGTAAAGCCTAG
- a CDS encoding PAS domain S-box protein has translation MRQRFSIFKQVLVLVTLPLLIQLASIAWLAQLQNEAEQQLLASTRARQVSDTVNRLTNHVYEIVSIYSDEGSLPIPARNDPTYQSLYKKITDDFAVLNKLGEDDARLKQAIQATERTTREAIQTLTDLKESFDRTDKEGRDERKPMWHKLRNLIHETLDQELMYIGREKERMTFTTPAIQAELRKKAQTIMVSVAIIDLILTIIIAVFITRRISNRLDKVSDNTYRLASRLPLNAPLTGDDEIVKLDQTFHKMARELQEASRKESAILENARDFIGSIDAGGSIIAANPAAEELLGMPQESLLGLHFVDLLVTEDIPKALDYLEQLHKLVSTEPLDLRLKAASGKIVDVLFAGHWSDEEKSTFFVIHDMTAFKQAERLRQEVMAMVTHDLRSPLNTITNVLGFIKSGKHGQLDARGLDYVESANRNSQRMLNLINDLLDVERIKAGMMELDLGQVSVDECLSALELSTRSLAEEAGIKIEFKSAPIVVFADEEKLDRVLINLVSNAIKFSPRGRAVRVSVKQGTEYAVFSIEDEGHGIAPDLLPHIFDRFTRGQGNSAIPGSGLGLSICKSLVELMGGTIEVQNSKAGGAVFSFKIPLTKRRK, from the coding sequence ATGCGGCAAAGATTTTCCATATTTAAGCAGGTTTTGGTCTTAGTTACTTTGCCCCTGCTTATCCAACTAGCCTCTATAGCCTGGCTTGCTCAACTGCAAAATGAAGCTGAGCAGCAGCTGTTGGCAAGCACCCGAGCACGCCAGGTCTCGGACACTGTCAATCGTCTCACAAACCATGTCTACGAAATCGTCTCAATTTACTCTGATGAAGGCAGTTTGCCTATACCAGCGCGCAATGATCCCACCTACCAGAGTCTCTATAAAAAAATTACCGACGACTTTGCTGTGCTCAATAAACTTGGCGAGGACGATGCCCGTCTCAAACAAGCCATACAAGCCACCGAGCGCACCACCAGAGAGGCAATCCAAACCCTCACAGATTTAAAAGAGAGCTTTGACCGCACCGACAAAGAAGGGCGCGATGAGCGCAAACCGATGTGGCACAAGTTGCGCAACCTCATCCATGAGACTCTTGACCAAGAGCTGATGTATATCGGTCGCGAAAAAGAAAGAATGACTTTTACCACACCAGCTATCCAGGCTGAACTGCGTAAAAAGGCTCAGACCATCATGGTCTCAGTCGCTATAATCGACTTGATTTTAACGATAATAATTGCAGTCTTTATCACCCGCCGCATCTCCAATCGTCTCGACAAAGTCTCCGACAACACCTACAGACTGGCCAGCCGTTTGCCACTAAATGCGCCACTAACTGGCGACGACGAGATCGTAAAACTCGATCAGACCTTCCACAAAATGGCCCGCGAATTGCAGGAAGCAAGCCGTAAAGAAAGCGCTATCCTGGAAAACGCCAGAGACTTTATCGGCTCGATAGACGCAGGTGGCTCAATTATTGCTGCCAATCCCGCCGCCGAAGAACTACTGGGGATGCCACAAGAATCACTCCTTGGTTTGCACTTTGTCGATCTTTTGGTGACAGAAGATATCCCCAAAGCGCTAGATTATCTCGAACAGTTGCACAAGTTAGTATCCACAGAACCTCTAGATTTGCGGCTCAAAGCTGCCAGCGGCAAGATCGTCGATGTGCTGTTTGCTGGACACTGGTCGGATGAGGAAAAATCAACGTTTTTTGTCATCCACGATATGACCGCCTTTAAGCAAGCCGAGAGACTGAGACAAGAGGTAATGGCCATGGTCACACACGACCTGCGCAGTCCTCTCAATACTATTACCAATGTCCTGGGCTTTATCAAAAGCGGCAAGCACGGTCAGCTCGATGCCCGAGGACTGGACTATGTAGAGAGCGCCAATCGCAACAGCCAGCGCATGCTCAATCTAATCAATGATTTACTAGATGTAGAGCGCATCAAAGCTGGCATGATGGAGCTTGATCTAGGTCAGGTGTCCGTCGATGAGTGTTTGTCTGCTCTGGAGCTATCCACTCGCAGTCTGGCTGAAGAAGCCGGTATCAAGATTGAATTTAAATCAGCGCCAATCGTAGTCTTTGCTGACGAAGAAAAACTAGATAGAGTCCTCATTAACTTGGTCTCTAACGCCATAAAGTTTTCGCCGCGGGGCAGAGCGGTCAGAGTCAGCGTCAAACAGGGTACCGAGTACGCTGTATTTAGTATCGAAGACGAAGGACATGGCATTGCACCAGATCTTTTGCCCCATATATTTGATCGCTTTACCCGCGGTCAGGGCAACAGCGCAATCCCCGGCTCAGGGCTGGGACTGAGCATCTGTAAATCACTGGTAGAGCTAATGGGCGGCACCATAGAAGTACAAAACAGCAAAGCCGGTGGAGCTGTATTTAGTTTTAAAATACCGCTGACCAAGCGCCGCAAGTAA
- a CDS encoding response regulator transcription factor, with product MAKLLLVEDDKDLAQTVLDSLRGERYDVEYASDGTLGLEMLKYTQFDVIILDWELPEMTGVDILKKFRMSGGQTPVLMLTGRSAVTDKETGLDAGADDYLTKPFDLRELVARIRAMLRRRTVASSSLLTYKDIVLDPLSHKVTRAGKPVHVLPRDFALLEFLMRHPNEIFAVESLLVRVWESDSEASPEGLRVAIRRLRKALDTSEELSDSIIENVSRVGYRLRQ from the coding sequence TTGGCAAAGCTCCTACTGGTAGAGGATGACAAGGATCTGGCTCAGACCGTGCTCGATAGTCTACGTGGCGAGAGATACGACGTCGAATACGCCAGCGACGGCACATTGGGGCTGGAAATGCTCAAATATACTCAGTTTGATGTCATTATCCTGGACTGGGAATTGCCGGAGATGACTGGAGTCGATATCCTCAAAAAGTTTCGCATGTCAGGCGGGCAGACTCCAGTTTTAATGTTGACTGGTCGCAGTGCGGTGACCGATAAAGAGACCGGTCTCGATGCTGGTGCCGATGACTATTTGACCAAGCCATTTGACCTGCGTGAGCTTGTTGCACGTATCAGAGCAATGCTCAGACGTCGTACTGTAGCTTCTTCGTCGCTATTGACCTACAAAGACATCGTACTTGATCCGCTCTCTCACAAAGTCACCAGAGCTGGCAAGCCTGTCCATGTCCTACCGCGGGACTTTGCCTTGCTTGAGTTTTTAATGCGTCATCCCAATGAGATTTTTGCTGTTGAGAGTTTGCTTGTGCGTGTCTGGGAGAGTGACTCAGAGGCATCGCCAGAGGGGCTGAGGGTGGCTATCAGGCGGCTGCGCAAAGCACTGGATACAAGCGAAGAATTGAGTGATTCAATAATCGAGAATGTTTCCCGTGTCGGATACCGCCTCAGGCAATAG
- a CDS encoding tetratricopeptide repeat protein, whose amino-acid sequence MPVANRVDSCKQVHMLLARTLSLVCALGLLAPALTTGMPAGATGILSVPSLDNPLKDSIDAFDRGDYQQSIDQLTLYLGANPKDIDALVRRGIAYAKLKKNELALADFDRAKAISPDSPRVALVRGACLYEQSQYKAAIDDLQIAIEGYPQDNFPLVLLTFCYYHTDAYEKCLTVAKKALTLGYSMDQNLALMMAASYGELKRFKEAEQLLAQLCEKPGATAEAWIARGNCAGYQEKFAEAANYYQKALTLEPGNADALYHLAICKLATNKNEVGLKELEAAVNAAPKAVKLRLFRAELLFKLKRYNEALVDYKVLEELAPDNYKVFRGEAAVLALSGQFDAILAKAERACQLKPEDAPSQLLRATCLAAYNRFDEAKVAFDMAVKYGDEGSQYYLGRARFLSGQKKFKESLEDYDKGLKAGEETDEQLAERLLPLIELGLNERVFKDVNTLTAHGYDGSWIYLVRGTVNATRGNYQASIDDLEKFAAKNPKASSIHALHAKIYMGAGNYKDTVKAATRAIESNPSDDDSRRLRGTANFCLRNYQVALDDLNFLLNKNDNDRTLLELAGFSYLGLNQNTLGEKCFDKIIANFPDHHSGFLYKGLYLADTGDKNQAYELLSSAIKIAPTRASLYTERAKIALELDERDKAVADLTKALALQPDNVEALDKRAGIYFKDGDYEHSKTDLNQLIKAKPNSFMTYLRLAELDQRLGLEKQARADRDTFINMPLTEERDLIERSNFLKDNALVAQALRDAFNALELYPHSRHALYAISDLFELTDSTKEADYLLSLKKIPRYSSLYSQIDYCLSSYYEQKRNYPKALSYLKAASIDKDLSDKVDTQKAIIYYRQKRYKEAEQQFALNIEHQPQNYENYLWRGCMHKALKKYDLALADFDHALLLAPGSIDTYKSKAMTLSEINKPKAALHVVEQALDRQTQKSLELLEFKAFYQTDCAMYQEAIDTYNQAIALAPHAAALYLDRGIAYIYLDKYDEGLADCSMVLALDPTRWEALVNLGTCYKAKGDYKQAIHCYKRALLANPKWHDTYRALANCEFMIEDYASSIKDYTTALKYNPRSQILYINRGSARGAMGDYKGLLADTTIAHKLGKPTAVSLKNISIALNKLGQKEDSESKLRLALKDDPAAVANYISLATLLADKKPQTKDTLLSAIIELDKALALSQDNAQALQKKVALLLTLNKNEQALSVANEYLESKPTDSAMLALKVESLLNLHRTEEALKTIEQIKDTTYDGTAIHTLKGMALARSKQGQEALKEFSSALDINKTDRVALMERAKLELKADNARAALSDLNSAIAASNDDGRLYILRSACYTKLGNKSKAQADMQKATNLLPEAVSDTGNILDY is encoded by the coding sequence TTGCCTGTAGCAAATCGTGTCGATAGTTGCAAGCAGGTACATATGCTCCTGGCCCGCACTCTCAGTCTAGTATGCGCATTAGGCTTGCTCGCGCCAGCCCTGACCACAGGGATGCCAGCAGGAGCTACTGGCATCTTGAGCGTGCCCAGTCTAGACAACCCACTTAAAGACTCAATTGACGCCTTTGACCGTGGCGATTACCAGCAGTCCATTGACCAGTTGACTCTATATCTGGGCGCCAATCCCAAAGACATAGACGCGCTGGTCAGGCGCGGTATTGCTTATGCCAAACTCAAAAAAAACGAGCTGGCACTGGCTGATTTTGACCGGGCTAAGGCGATTTCGCCTGACAGCCCACGCGTAGCGCTCGTCCGCGGTGCTTGCCTTTATGAGCAATCACAATACAAAGCAGCCATTGACGACCTGCAAATAGCTATCGAGGGCTACCCGCAGGACAACTTCCCACTGGTGCTTTTGACCTTTTGCTACTATCACACAGATGCCTACGAAAAATGCCTCACTGTTGCTAAAAAAGCCCTGACTCTGGGCTATAGCATGGACCAAAATCTGGCACTCATGATGGCGGCTAGCTATGGGGAGCTAAAGCGATTTAAAGAAGCCGAACAACTCTTAGCCCAACTTTGCGAAAAACCAGGAGCCACAGCCGAAGCCTGGATTGCTCGGGGCAATTGCGCTGGCTATCAAGAAAAATTTGCCGAAGCAGCCAACTACTATCAAAAAGCTCTCACCCTGGAGCCAGGTAATGCTGATGCCCTCTATCATTTGGCTATCTGCAAGCTGGCTACCAATAAAAACGAAGTCGGCTTAAAAGAGCTGGAAGCTGCTGTCAATGCCGCCCCAAAAGCTGTCAAATTACGCTTGTTTAGAGCAGAGCTGCTGTTTAAGCTCAAACGTTATAACGAAGCCCTGGTAGACTATAAAGTACTGGAAGAACTAGCACCAGATAATTACAAAGTCTTCCGCGGTGAGGCCGCTGTGCTGGCTCTCAGTGGGCAGTTTGATGCGATACTGGCTAAAGCCGAAAGAGCCTGCCAGCTCAAACCAGAAGACGCACCATCACAGCTACTACGAGCCACTTGTCTGGCGGCTTACAACCGCTTTGACGAAGCAAAAGTGGCATTTGATATGGCAGTCAAATATGGCGATGAAGGAAGTCAGTATTATCTTGGCAGAGCGCGCTTTTTGTCGGGACAAAAGAAGTTTAAAGAAAGTCTGGAAGACTACGACAAAGGTCTAAAGGCGGGCGAAGAAACTGATGAACAGCTAGCCGAGAGATTACTGCCACTAATAGAATTAGGACTCAATGAGCGCGTCTTTAAAGACGTCAACACACTGACAGCACACGGCTATGATGGCAGCTGGATCTATCTGGTGCGAGGCACTGTCAATGCCACGCGCGGCAATTATCAAGCATCAATCGATGACCTCGAAAAATTTGCCGCCAAAAATCCCAAAGCTAGCTCAATACATGCCCTGCATGCCAAAATATACATGGGCGCTGGCAATTACAAAGATACAGTCAAAGCAGCCACCAGAGCTATTGAGAGCAATCCATCAGATGATGACAGTCGTCGCCTCAGAGGTACTGCCAATTTTTGTCTGCGCAACTATCAAGTCGCACTCGATGACTTAAACTTTTTGCTCAACAAAAACGACAACGATCGCACTTTGCTTGAGCTAGCTGGTTTTAGCTATTTAGGCTTAAATCAAAATACTCTTGGCGAAAAATGTTTTGACAAAATCATCGCCAACTTCCCCGATCATCATTCAGGATTTTTGTACAAAGGACTATATCTAGCCGATACTGGCGACAAAAACCAGGCTTACGAGCTACTCAGCAGTGCCATCAAAATCGCACCAACGAGAGCCTCTCTCTACACTGAGCGAGCAAAAATCGCCCTGGAATTAGACGAACGAGACAAAGCAGTTGCTGACCTGACCAAGGCGCTAGCATTGCAGCCAGACAATGTGGAAGCCCTCGATAAACGCGCGGGGATTTATTTTAAAGACGGTGATTATGAGCACTCAAAAACAGATCTCAATCAACTAATAAAAGCAAAACCAAACAGCTTTATGACTTATTTGCGCCTGGCAGAGCTAGATCAAAGACTGGGACTAGAAAAACAAGCCCGCGCAGATAGAGATACTTTTATCAATATGCCGCTCACCGAGGAGCGCGATTTAATCGAGAGATCAAACTTCCTCAAAGACAATGCACTGGTAGCGCAAGCCCTAAGAGACGCTTTTAATGCCCTCGAACTCTATCCTCACAGTCGCCATGCACTCTATGCCATTAGTGATCTCTTTGAGCTGACTGATAGTACAAAAGAGGCAGATTATTTACTCTCGCTCAAAAAAATACCTCGTTACAGCTCGCTTTATAGTCAAATCGATTATTGCCTCAGCTCCTACTATGAGCAAAAGCGCAATTATCCAAAGGCATTGAGCTATCTCAAAGCAGCATCTATAGACAAAGACCTCAGCGACAAAGTCGACACTCAAAAGGCGATCATTTATTACCGCCAAAAGAGATACAAAGAAGCAGAGCAACAGTTTGCCTTAAACATCGAGCATCAACCGCAAAATTACGAGAACTATCTCTGGCGCGGCTGCATGCACAAGGCGCTAAAAAAATACGACCTGGCACTGGCTGATTTTGATCACGCGCTACTCCTTGCCCCTGGCTCAATTGACACATATAAGTCAAAGGCCATGACTCTCTCCGAGATAAACAAGCCCAAAGCTGCGCTCCACGTAGTGGAGCAAGCGCTCGATAGACAAACACAAAAGAGTCTGGAACTACTGGAGTTTAAAGCCTTTTACCAGACCGATTGTGCCATGTATCAAGAGGCAATCGACACCTACAATCAAGCAATCGCACTGGCTCCTCATGCCGCTGCCCTCTACCTGGATAGGGGCATTGCTTATATCTATCTAGATAAATACGATGAAGGCTTGGCAGACTGCTCGATGGTGCTGGCGCTAGACCCCACACGATGGGAAGCCCTGGTCAATCTGGGCACATGCTATAAAGCCAAAGGTGATTACAAGCAAGCAATCCACTGCTACAAACGCGCACTGTTAGCCAATCCCAAATGGCACGACACTTATCGAGCGCTAGCCAACTGCGAATTTATGATAGAAGACTACGCAAGCTCCATCAAAGACTACACCACCGCTCTCAAATACAATCCGCGCTCGCAAATACTCTATATCAACCGTGGCAGTGCTAGAGGTGCTATGGGCGACTATAAAGGTCTGCTCGCTGACACCACCATCGCTCACAAACTCGGTAAACCAACGGCGGTATCACTCAAAAACATCTCAATAGCTCTCAACAAGCTCGGTCAAAAAGAAGACTCAGAAAGCAAATTAAGACTGGCTCTCAAAGACGATCCGGCGGCTGTAGCAAATTACATCAGTCTGGCTACTTTGCTGGCAGACAAAAAACCTCAAACTAAAGACACCTTGTTGAGCGCCATAATCGAGCTAGACAAAGCTCTAGCTCTCTCTCAAGACAATGCCCAGGCTTTGCAAAAAAAGGTAGCACTGCTGCTTACACTCAATAAAAACGAGCAAGCCCTCTCAGTCGCCAACGAATACCTAGAAAGCAAACCGACAGACAGCGCCATGCTGGCACTCAAAGTAGAGTCATTGCTCAATTTGCACCGTACCGAAGAAGCACTCAAAACTATCGAGCAAATCAAAGATACCACCTATGATGGCACAGCCATCCACACACTCAAAGGCATGGCACTAGCCCGCTCAAAACAAGGGCAAGAGGCTCTCAAAGAATTTAGCAGCGCTCTGGATATCAACAAAACCGATAGAGTAGCGCTGATGGAGCGCGCCAAATTAGAGCTAAAAGCAGACAATGCCAGGGCAGCACTGAGCGATCTCAATAGTGCTATAGCGGCCAGCAATGATGATGGACGTCTATATATTTTGCGCTCAGCTTGCTATACCAAGCTCGGCAATAAGAGCAAAGCCCAGGCTGATATGCAAAAAGCGACAAACCTATTGCCTGAGGCGGTATCCGACACGGGAAACATTCTCGATTATTGA
- a CDS encoding trypsin-like peptidase domain-containing protein has translation MAEVQDNSTGRSRPADEVTLERQVADKARDLGGRECQPQPGNKQLMVLEAGQMDIGCSYKDFGKDSGNNIDVLSLYKEMRPSTVHFELNSKGNKLGGGTGVMVKKEADSCKIMTDNHVVSDDTMRKYGIDDIKVVTEDGTKYDAKMYRANPAKDLAVIEIQTGKDTNKICKPAEAVDQEHKLKPDDAIVTFGQPYGTGTFYTSEGTARGQTTRGRAVRELRADPLPPGDDPNRVMDILTTRATPGYSGAPVYALDNTAANGNDTPAKAPSRDTRRFIGLVDMADERVTGLMTPVTQKDIKDLTD, from the coding sequence ATGGCAGAAGTACAAGACAACAGTACAGGCAGGTCCAGGCCTGCAGACGAAGTAACACTTGAGCGCCAGGTTGCTGACAAAGCACGAGACCTGGGCGGCAGAGAATGCCAGCCGCAGCCAGGTAATAAGCAATTGATGGTGCTAGAAGCCGGTCAGATGGACATCGGCTGTAGCTATAAAGATTTTGGCAAAGACTCTGGCAACAATATCGATGTGCTCTCACTCTACAAAGAGATGCGTCCATCGACAGTGCACTTTGAGCTAAATAGCAAAGGTAACAAGCTGGGGGGTGGGACCGGCGTGATGGTCAAAAAGGAGGCGGACTCCTGCAAAATAATGACTGACAATCATGTTGTCTCCGATGACACAATGCGTAAATACGGCATAGATGACATCAAAGTAGTGACCGAGGACGGCACCAAATACGATGCAAAAATGTACCGTGCCAACCCAGCCAAAGACCTCGCTGTAATAGAGATACAAACAGGCAAGGACACTAACAAAATTTGCAAACCAGCTGAGGCAGTTGATCAGGAGCACAAACTAAAACCAGACGACGCCATAGTAACCTTTGGTCAACCTTACGGTACAGGCACCTTTTATACATCCGAGGGCACTGCTCGCGGTCAAACCACCCGAGGACGAGCAGTACGTGAGCTGAGAGCTGATCCGCTGCCGCCTGGAGATGACCCCAACAGAGTCATGGACATTTTGACAACAAGAGCCACACCAGGCTACTCAGGAGCGCCTGTCTACGCCCTCGACAATACTGCGGCAAATGGCAACGACACTCCAGCCAAAGCGCCATCCAGAGATACCAGACGCTTTATCGGTCTGGTCGATATGGCAGATGAACGTGTAACTGGACTGATGACCCCAGTCACCCAAAAAGACATCAAAGACCTCACCGATTAA